Sequence from the Hoplias malabaricus isolate fHopMal1 chromosome 10, fHopMal1.hap1, whole genome shotgun sequence genome:
GTAATCTAATGATGTATTTCTACTTTTTTATTTGTCAGGTGTTTGATAATTATGCGGTCACTGTTATGATCGGAGGGGAACCCTACACACTGGGCCTGTTTGACACAGCAGGTAAGGCTCTTCATGTGCCTCagggtgtttgtgcagtgtgttctgcctgtgtgaTGGTCTCTGGAAGGCTGTGAATATGAggagttctctctctgtctcttaagGTCAGGAGGATTATGACAGACTGCGGCCACTCAGTTACCCACAAACAGATGTCTTCCTTGTCTGCTTCTCTGTAGTCTCACCCTCCTCCTTTGAAAACGTGAAAGAAAAGGTCAGTTTCTCTcccacactctccacacacaATGGTGGCAGCAGAATGTAAAAAGTAGCATTACAACTGCTCAGTGTCATCTGGTTTAACAGGCTAACTTAACAAGGTGAGGCAAGAGTTTGGATTGAATGTTCCAGTTGCACTGAGATTATATTGAAGCTACTGCTgctcagagaaaataaataaatagttgaAGCTTTTTCTGGGGAAATTTATGTATGTTGGGAAACAAAGattttattgacattttaatATTGAATAATAAATACTATATAAACATTTCTGTGTATTCAGTTATATATAGAAGTGTGTAGAGAATGAGTTCAAAACAATCTGTATGTAGGTTTTGCTTTGGAGTCTAAAGCTGAATTTCCAGACACCAGACTTCCTGTGTGCACAGGAAACATTCGAAACTGCAACACAAATATACGGCTGTGGTATTTCCCGCTTCTCAATATCGCTACTGCATAAACAAGTTCTTTTGTAGTTCTTAAAATCAGTTGTGGGTAAAATACAGTGGGTATCTAAATGATAAAACACTTGGTTAGACAAATGCCAAAATACTAGCTGTGCCTGAATGTGAAATACAATTAGCAAAAACTTTAGTTTAGTTGCTTCAGTAACTGGTTAGGAAAATTCCTTTTATTTTCaatcttgtttaaaaaaattatagcaATGTGTTGTCTTCTAAGGTTATGTAATAAATGACATGCAATTATAGGTTCTGTCAGTTTGTTGCAGAACAAAGGCCCAGTGTCATTGAGGTGAAGAACGGAACAGAACAGTGCCTTGTGAAGCATTTTATTCGAAAGGCAAATGAATTGATCAATCGTGTTCACTGATCATAGTTTTCTTCCTCTTTCCCTCAGTGGGTGCCAGAGATTTCCCATCATTGTCCTCGTACTCCTTTCCTCCTGGTGGGCACCCAGGTGGATCTGAGAGATGACAGTAATACTGTTGAAAAACTAGCCAAAAACAAACAGCGCCCCCTTTCTCCAGAGAGCGGAGACAAGCTGGCAAGGGATCTCAGAGCTGTCAAATATGTGGAGTGCTCTGCTCTTACCCAGGTAAAATCTTTATTTTTAGTGCCTTATATTTGTATAATTATTGAGACTAGTGTTTTATTCTAGTATGTGTGAGTTCTACCCAAAGTCCATCTTTTACTATGTGACAGTAGCAAGTACGTTTCCTTTTGGTGGGGTAATgcattattcattctttcatccattcatgcattGTCCGTTcatggtcatggtgggtctggtgcctacccagaatcattggttgaaggcaggaacaccctggagggggcgccagtacttcacagggccccacacacacacacacacacacacacacacacacacacacacacacacacacacacacacagtgaactgtgagaggaaaccagagcacccggggagaacgcaccaaactcctcacaaacagtcatctggagcaggacttgagcccacaacctcaagatccctggagctgtgtgactgcgacactacctgctgcaccatggtGCTGCCCCCACTGCATTATCTTTAGACCTAATGCAAATATGGTCAAAAACATGAACTGCATAAGGAAGTATAAAAACTGGTGTTAGATTCAGTTTtgagtagtttttttttctattcatttttaTCATAAGAGTCCCACCCAGTAATTAAACATGTTTATCTTCTCAGAAATCTTCACCACTGAACTCTGAATTCTGTGTAACCATAGAATTTTTAGTGTATTGTAAACATGGAAATGGGTCTCTGGGTTCGTTCATCTAGAGTGTAGCATGCGAGGGAGAGCAAAAATGGATTGTTAAAGAGGATCAGTCCCATCCCCAGAGAAAACTACACATAAAATCACACTTAAAACATCTGTTTGTGGTTCTGaaattgtgttgttatttaaGAGGTGCTTGATAATGGCCTGCcgttttctctttgtctctattGCTCCCTTTCAGAGAGGATTGAAGAATGTGTTTGACGAGGCCATTCTGGCAGCTCTGGAGCCTCCAGAGACCAAACCAAAGAAACGCTGTTTTCTGCTGTAGAGGACAACAGGGGTCAAGGGACACACACtccagagaaaagagagggagatggagacaGCACAGTAAGGGATTATGGGCTGGGAGGGTTTAACTATCAGATTCAGACAGGTTAATAAAAATGGGAAAAGCAGGGAGACAGAAAATGTGAAAAGAATGGGAGATGAGCTTACTAGTGTATTTGAACTAAAGAAAGAAGTATACAGTGCCTTCAAGGTCTTACATGataacaaagaaaaacttgAGACTTGAATTAGCATCTCTTCTGACACCTCtaggaaataataaaatattagtgAATAATTGGAGCACTTTATTAGGGATTTTATAACATATGTCTGAATCTCCCTCAGCTGCAGATGGGCAGCTCATCAGTAACAAACAATCTGGGCCTTCAGTTCTCACTTTTCAAAACAAAGCAGAGAAAATCAGCTAGAAAATACACATGGCTCAGCATTTGCCCATGCTTTTCAAATGGTTTTCATAGTATTTTATAGTTAACCAGTACATTGAGCATAGTCTTACAGAGTTAATTCTGTATGAATAACATTCCAAAAAATGGGTGATTCCTCCTCATATTTTGATGCATGCTAGAGATTTCTTTTGGGGTATTGCACACTTTGTATTATTGTGGACAACCACAGTGTACATAGAATGTGTACACGTTTCTAAAAATACCTGGTGCAAAATTTAGTTTATGGCCTTTTTCCAGAGTAAGGGGATGTTAGAATTGAAAGGAAACCCGCTCTGAATATTCTATTCAGATTTTTAGGTTGCTTTGTCAAAAGAAGTCAAAGTGAAGCTCTGAGTTTTGTTCCCACCTGCAGGGCATATAAagaattgcattttttttttttttagaaataatatttttaaagccaCAGTTAAAATCATCTATGTCTTCAGAGTCGTCTGTAGCAGATACAGCTCTGAGTGTATTAACAGAGAACTTGATCTAATAATTTTCTTCATCTAGTGTTGGTGCTGTCTGAAACGCTGTTCATGCAGCCAACAGAGTGCAGCAGCTCCTGACTGGGGTTCTTATGCCGTACTGTATTAAAAGAATGTTTCAGCATTCTTTAGTCGGACCTCTATCTGATGCACTCGTGTCCTCAGTTACCAAAGATGATAATGTTGACATATCTGCCTGCAGAAAACCTGCTGATTTAAAACTTGCTTgtagattttcatttttaaagccACTGGGGAGTTGCTGAATGTATTTCAGTAAATGTTTGACAGTTGTGCACAATTTTAGGTGCAAATTTGACATTCAATACAATGTTTATAGCAATACAAAGTATATGATGAGACAGATGTGTGAATAACTCAAAAATGAGAATATTACCAAAGTTGTTCTAATGTTTAAAGCAACTTCTCAACACTGGAGCAACAAAGTAAAAATGGCATTATAGCCACATCCCCTTTCGCTGTTTCCATTTAACCTTAAGGCAGGAACCAGTAAGGAACTGCCTTGCTTAGTGTGGGCTGATTTAATGTACACTAACTGGTTACTCCTTCTGTAAGATATCAGATACTGTGTGCAAATATGTTTAGAGCTCTGGAACAAAGATTTACTGCTTAATCTATGTTTGATTGCGGAATTAGTTAATGTATTctgcaaaaataattttatactaATAATTATTTAGTAATGAAATGCAGCAACTCCCCAACTGCTTATTTTACAAGCGTGCTTAAAAGTGGGTTTTCAATTCTTATCTAAATACAGGGAGTTGCATTGATAATATTGTCCATTGTAATGGATTGTATGCTACAGATGTGGCAGATAGTGATTCGACTAAAAGATGCTGGAGTATACTTTTAAGAATCTTACTTTGTCTTTTGGGGTGGATACATTTAAGTGGTGATGCTCTTTGAAACttgagatacatttttttttctcttaatgACTTTCTTTTTTAGATAGACCTATATTTTGTGATTTACTGATAATGTAACGGTTTGACATGTGCTATTTTGAATAACCATTTTAACAACAAAGTCTATAGGTCTTAATTCAGGCCTTTTCTTAGTCCAACTCTGTGGTGTTTTTAATTTCACTATATTTGTAATAAAAGTTGGTGAAACAGACACAtgccaaaaatgtttttatttcattctaaCATTAGTGGATGCACCAATACTGCTATAACTGTGTTGTGTATTTCAGTCATAAATCAATCATACTGCAGTGGATTAGTCCAGCATTTGGTGTTCAGACCACTTTAATTTGACCAGGCAGTCAGAGAATATAGCAGCAAGAAGAAAACAGTGCCACCATCTGTGTACAGCAGGACAACATAATCTTACACATACAGTGTATGTAGGAATGTAGATTCACACACAGGCaggaatttaaataaataggAGTCAAGACACAATCAGTAACAGTGTTGAGGAATTATAAATACTGCTTATATGCAAAGTGCACTAATCTAAATGTTTAACACACTAACTAAAACCCCATAAAGAAAGTGTTATTCCAGGATTAATTTCCGCCTTAAAGCTTTGTCTGATTAGTTAGtagtatgtttgtgtatgtgtttgtgtgtgcatgagttGAAAGTATGTTATAAGCAGAACTGGCATTTATGTGTTCTGCCCTCTGCTCTGCTGTACCTAGTGTTAGTGAATTGTAGGAGAACAGGAAATGCTGGATACTGATGTTGGCTCCAGGATAAGGCTGTTTCCAGTGACGACAAAAGATAtgtttagttgtgtgtttgtatatgtgcGGGTTTCAATCTCTGCAGGTGTGAATGAGcactgtgtttttgcactgttgGCACCGGACTGAGCAGCACCAGGAAAATTTGCAAGAGCAGCGCTGGATCACCTCAGCTCTTCCAGCACGGTAGCCTGTGCCACAACACACCAGCTCACAGCCGTCTGGTGCCAGTCGTGATGTTCCTACAGCCcaaggaggaaaaaaatagatttttgtCACTTTTTTAAAAGCAAGCACTCCCAGATTTCATTCCTGACTTTGCTGATTAGCAGTCTTCCATCCTAGTTGTCAGTACATCTGACAACAGACACGGCTTCAGCTCAATTAAACAAACATTTCTCACTGCTGCCCCCTACAGCATAGTCAGATCTTAGATTTGAGAAGTAAAATTTGAGCTTATTGTAACAGGTGCACTTCTCCAGTTAAGCTGCTTACATGCCTTTAGTAGGCACTTTCCACAGATGACATGTCACTGACGGTGCTGCAGATGTGCAGCCCAATACACAAGAGGGTGTTATGAACTGTGTGCTGTGATTCATTACTCCTGTAATTACAACTAACTGGAAGCACACTGCTCTAGCCATTTAGGGGAATATCCTCAGACCATAATCATTTGACCTTTATTGAAGGTCTTTATGCCTGTACATTTCATCCTCATCTAACAAAGTGACTATGAGAAGCAACAATCTGATTGCCATGATTATATATCTTGTCATGTGCCATTGTTATGAGATAGCAATCAGAGGTGGAAGATACATAGAAAGAAAGCACTCTGCATTCAGCAAAATCAGACAGAACATTGATCATGTAAAGGGTCTATACTTTTGACAATTTGCCACAATAGAAGCAGTTTCATTTTGTAATCAAGGCTATTGTtcataatgcatttttatttcttatgtaattgtagaaacGTAGGTTTGGATTTTGTTATTATAAATTAGTCATGCTGTGGTTAAGCTAATTAGATCCAGTCTAATCAGGACGCAGATTATGGGTCAGTCAACAAGTCATTTCTTACAGTTAATTTTGTCTAGTGCAGTTTTAGTGCTCTCACCATTGCAGCGGCGTCCAGCTGTCCCCGGGATGCCATTTTCAGGGTCTATGCGACAAAAATCTGGTGAAGAGGCCAAGTACACGAGGTCACGTGCAGCTGCTGGTTTCACCTGGGGGTCTTTTGGCAGCAGAGCTGCACGAGAGCCCACTCGTGTCAGACGCACCTGAAATCAGCCAACAGGTGTGATCATAGATCTAAATAATATGTAACATGACATGTAAAGAAACTAATAAAGAGACACTATGTTTGGACCTGTGCTAGTGGGGTCTGTAATACATTTAAAGACAATTTTACAAGACATAATCATGTtttaggtggcacggtggcgcagcaggtagtgttgtagtcacacagctccagggacctggaggttgtgggttcgattcccgctccaggtgaggaattgttgtgttctccccgtgtccgcgtgggtttcctcccacagtccaaaaacacacgttggtaggtggattggtgaatcaaaagtgtctgtgtgtgtgagtgaacgtgtctgtgttgccctgtgaaggactggcgccccctccagggtgtgttcctgcctaatTTAAAGTATTTTCAGTCAAATAATCATTTAGAGCTTGGTTTCTTTATTTTGGACACAAATATTTTGTGATGATTTTAGAATACTTGCAGAATAGTCATTAATGCATTAATCTGCAATATATTTTTGTGATCAGTGTTCAGCTACTGTTTAAATACAGCTGGACCTCATAAAGTGGTCTGTGAGTGGGTCCAAGAgggttttcttttaataattgaCAATGTATATATTATAAGCAAGAAATATCTGTTTCTGAGATTGCATGATCTTAAATATTCAGGAGTTTTCACACTCTGTTAAACTGGTTTGTTTGTGACTCTCTTAGAAATTACAACACCAGCCTTGGGATTCATTCAGGGTCAGGGGTCAGTGGTGGAGTGAATACCTCTGTGGCTCCATCGAAGCGCTCTTTCAGCACAGCACCGACCCGCCGAAATGGGGGCATGACTTTCCAGCAGGTTCTGAGTTCACAGGAGCCTGACACACCATGGCACTTACACTCCACCTgcatgttgtggagaatagcctTAAGGGAAGAATGAGAAAGTCAGAATGAGAATGGAACCTGTCTGAAAGTTAGAGAGACACTTTGATCCTTTTTTCTCTGCACTTGCCTTGCGTCCAGCCTCGTTATTATGAATGTTCATTAGTGGACGCCCAGATGATGTGCCTTTTGCGCGTTCTGGCTCATCCACAAATGTCTGTGAGAATGCCACACCATAGGACAGATTATCTGAACAGCCAGACCATTGGAAGCCTGCAGAGAGTGTAAGAGAGGGGGACACAGTTCTCAGTTTCTCAGAGACCTTCCTACGGTGGCGATCACTGTGTAAGTAGGGCTAAATAATTTGGGGAAAATCTGTAATCACGTTgtcttgttattttattattattttttatgtccTGGAAAAATGATAATGCAGTTATTAAGCAGTAAAAGCTAAGGTTGGCCATTTGTGCTGTGCCATTAGTATTGCAAAAACATCCTCAACCAGGTAGATTCATCCTGTTGACCTGCTGGGTGGAGCTTTTGAGCTGAAGGCAAgtaagtgactgtgtgggtAGAGATAGAGACAGGAACCATGTTGATGGATCTGCACATATTGAACGAAAGCAAATGTTTGGGTTACATTCAAGCAGCTTTTAAAGCATTAGTGGACTGTTTCCTTTGAGATAACCTTTAAAAATGATTCTGATAACCAGAGAGTCTTATGTGGTGTTAATCACTGATAATACAGTGCTGTGTGCCTTTTCTAAATTACGGTTTCATAACTATCTGAACAtattatacaaatacatttaaacactCTATTATCGTTTATTAAGTAGACAAATGATTATGGCCTTCAACAGAGGCATTACTacaatatatttacacattGATGATACGTTTTCAAATATGTGAGTTACTATAGTTGTTAACATTTAATGAAACTTGTatctaatttaaattaaattcatgaatattattattattaataatattttattattgttgttgttgtaaagCATAATGTAATAATCTGCCTTTTACCCATATTCCATGTCGGGATTTTGAAAAGGCCGGCAGGT
This genomic interval carries:
- the cdc42l gene encoding cell division cycle 42, like encodes the protein MQTIKCVVVGDGAVGKTCLLISYTTNKFPSEYVPTVFDNYAVTVMIGGEPYTLGLFDTAGQEDYDRLRPLSYPQTDVFLVCFSVVSPSSFENVKEKWVPEISHHCPRTPFLLVGTQVDLRDDSNTVEKLAKNKQRPLSPESGDKLARDLRAVKYVECSALTQRGLKNVFDEAILAALEPPETKPKKRCFLL
- the wnt4b gene encoding LOW QUALITY PROTEIN: wingless-type MMTV integration site family, member 4b (The sequence of the model RefSeq protein was modified relative to this genomic sequence to represent the inferred CDS: deleted 1 base in 1 codon) — translated: MLALFIRYEGIIPNSKPERVRRNKKQPHICPHTQSTPTDKQTDRRTGSLMPTVSSVNHTGRLLLLLLWATHLSMATNWLSIARLPRSRPISGDGPCGRLRGLSAGQVGVCRARGEVMESVRKAAEMVIEECQHQFRNRRWNCSTTPRGINVFGRVMNQGTREAAFVHALSSAAVAVAVTRGCSRGELERCGCDRKVRGVSPEGFQWSGCSDNLSYGVAFSQTFVDEPERAKGTSSGRPLMNIHNNEAGRKASAEKKGSKCLSNFQTGSILILTFSFFLKAILHNMQVECKCHGVSGSCELRTCWKVMPPFRRVGAVLKERFDGATEVRLTRVGSRAALLPKDPQVKPAAARDLVYLASSPDFCRIDPENGIPGTAGRRCNGTSRLAPDGCELVCCGTGYRAGRAEVIQRCSCKFSWCCSVRCQQCKNTVLIHTCRD